Proteins co-encoded in one Brassica oleracea var. oleracea cultivar TO1000 chromosome C4, BOL, whole genome shotgun sequence genomic window:
- the LOC106339574 gene encoding cytoplasmic tRNA 2-thiolation protein 1 — protein sequence MEASEAKSKKQGASRLCCLCNQRRPVLKRPKTLQQICKECFYEVFEEEIHQVIVKNGLFKSGERVAIGASGGKDSTVLAYVLSELNRRHSYGLDLFLLSIDEGITGYRDDSLETVKRNELQYGLPLQILSYKDLYGWTMDDIVKMIGLKNNCTFCGVFRRQALDRGAALLKVDKLVTGHNADDIAETVLLNILRGDIARLSRCTSITTGEDGPIPRCKPFKYTYEKEIVMYAYFKKLDYFSTECIYSPNAYRGFAREFIKDLERLRPRAILDIIKSGEDFRIATTTKMPEQGTCERCGYISSQKWCKACVLLDGLNRGLPKMGIGRARGGANGDHHKETKKPASAGRSLESKQCGSLDF from the exons ATGGAAGCAAGCGAAGCCAAGAGCAAGAAACAAGGAGCCTCTCGCCTCTGCTGCTTATGTAACCAGAGACGTCCCGTCCTCAAACGACCCAAAACCCTTCAACAG ATATGCAAGGAGTGCTTCTATGAGGTCTTTGAGGAGGAGATTCATCAAGTCATTGTGAAGAATGGTTTATTCAAATCCGGTGAACGTGTTGCTATTGGTGCCTCTGGTGGCAAAG ATTCTACAGTACTGGCGTATGTGTTGTCAGAGCTAAACAGACGTCACAGTTACGGGCTAGATCTCTTTCTCTTGTCCATAGATGAAGGGATCACAGGTTACCGTGATGATTCTCTTGAGACCGTTAAACGAAACGAACTCCAA TATGGGTTGCCTCTTCAGATACTTTCATACAAAGATCTGTATGGATGGACAATGGACGACATTGTGAAAATGATCGGTCTTAAGAACAATTGCACCTTCTGTGGTGTCTTCCGTAGACAG GCGCTTGATAGAGGAGCTGCGTTGTTGAAAGTAGATAAGCTAGTAACTGGTCATAACGCAGATGATATAGCAGAAACCGTTCTCTTGAACATCTTGCGTGGGGATATCGCTAG ATTAAGTCGGTGTACATCGATAACTACAGGTGAAGATGGTCCCATTCCAAGATGTAAACCTTTCAAGTATACATACGAGAAGGAGATTGTCAT GTATGCTTATTTCAAGAAGCTGGACTACTTCTCCACCGAAT GTATATACTCTCCTAATGCGTATCGTGGCTTCGCCCGTGAGTTCATCAAAGATTTGGAGAGACTAAG GCCAAGGGCGATTCTAGACATCATAAAATCTGGTGAAGATTTTAGAATTGCAACAACTACAAAGATGCCTGAGCAAGGGACTTGCGAGCGGTGCGGTTATATCTCTAGCCAG AAATGGTGTAAAGCTTGTGTTTTGTTGGATGGACTGAACCGTGGTTTGCCTAAGATGGGTATTGGAAGAGCGCGAGGAGGCGCAAATGGTGATCATCACAAGGAAACAAAGAAGCCTGCATCTGCTGGGAGATCTTTAGAGAGCAAACAATGTGGATCTCTTGATTTCTAA
- the LOC106340890 gene encoding uncharacterized protein LOC106340890 encodes MGMAGFTVALMMIGVIISPCLYGKEFSDHQEIKVQSLLKRLNKIALMSIKSEDGDIIDCVPIHNQPAFDHSLLRNHTIQMRPSFIPESTSTYTKKKIKATQAWHKNGRCPKNTVPIRRIKKEDILRSKSIESFGKKTNPSIPEDNTYDPSRGHEYAVMNSMQGTYFGTKCTVNMWKPEVQVPDEFSLAQTWLVSGVGTTRNTIEAGLQVFPTIYGDNNLRLFVYWTADGYQSTGCYNNACPGFVQRSNRLTVGGAFTTVSQYDGDQYELSILIWKDGENWWLQIGEELVGYWPGQLFNSLGNGATIVQWGGEIINSETDGKHTSTNMGSGHFADEGFKKASYFRNLMTIDGTNTLTEPQGVYPSTGHDNCYNIKAGDVGTSWGVNFFYGGPGQNERCP; translated from the exons ATGGGAATGGCCGGTTTCACGGTAGCACTGATGATGATAGGGGTGATAATCTCTCCTTGTCTCTATGGAAAAGAGTTCTCCGATCACCAGGAAATCAAAGTACAAAGTCTTTTGAAGCGGCTCAACAAGATTGCTCTTATGTCCATTAAG AGCGAAGATGGAGATATAATAGATTGTGTTCCAATACATAATCAACCAGCTTTTGATCACTCTCTGCTTAGAAACCACACCATTCAG ATGAGACCGAGCTTCATACCGGAAAGTACGTCTACGTACACCAAGAAAAAGATAAAGGCTACTCAGGCGTGGCACAAGAATGGAAGATGCCCTAAAAATACAGTTCCGATAAGAAGAATAAAGAAAGAAGATATCTTACGATCAAAATCCATTGAGAGTTTTGGGAAAAAGACGAATCCAAGCATCCCTGAAGATAATACGTATGATCCAAGTAGAGGCCATGAG TACGCGGTCATGAATTCCATGCAAGGAACGTATTTCGGGACAAAATGTACAGTAAATATGTGGAAACCAGAAGTTCAAGTTCCCGACGAGTTCAGCTTGGCTCAGACTTGGCTCGTGTCTGGAGTTGGCACTACTCGTAACACAATTGAAGCTGGGTTGCAG GTTTTTCCAACAATATATGGTGATAATAATCTAAGATTATTTGTTTACTGGACG GCCGACGGATATCAAAGTACAGGGTGCTACAACAACGCCTGCCCAGGTTTCGTTCAAAGGAGCAATCGTCTCACTGTAGGTGGAGCCTTCACTACCGTCTCACAATACGACGGAGATCAATACGAGCTCTCCATACTTATATGGAAG GACGGCGAAAACTGGTGGCTACAGATTGGTGAAGAGCTTGTCGGGTACTGGCCTGGCCAGTTATTTAACTCTCTAGGAAATGGAGCTACTATAGTTCAATGGGGAGGTGAAATCATTAACAGTGAGACCGATGGGAAACACACGAGCACCAACATGGGAAGTGGGCATTTTGCAGATGAAGGTTTTAAGAAAGCGAGCTATTTCAGGAATCTTATGACAATTGATGGAACCAATACTCTGACAGAACCACAAGGAGTTTACCCCTCGACAGGTCATGATAACTGCTACAACATTAAGGCAGGAGATGTTGGAACTTCCTGGGGGGTTAATTTCTTCTATGGTGGTCCTGGCCAGAACGAGAGATGCCCTTGA
- the LOC106340548 gene encoding uncharacterized protein LOC106340548 yields MGMAGYTVALMMIGVIISPCLYGKEFSDHQEIKVQRLLKRLNKHALISIKSEDGDIIDCVPIHSQPAFDHPLLKNHTIQMRPSFIPESTSTYTKKKINATQVWNKNGRCPINTVPIRRIKKEDILRSKSIENFGKKTMTPGILLYGSSSVLEDDPSIGHEYAVMNAMNGLYFGTQFSVNIWKPQVQVRNEFSLAQTWLSSGAGTALNTIEAGLQVYPGKYGDNNVRLFVYWTADGYQRTGCYNTDCPGFVQRSSLVTVGGAYTTVSEYNGNQYELSMLIWKDSGNWWLRIGEELVGYWPGELFNSIGSGATRALWGGEIINAKTGGQHTATDMGSGHFADEGFGKASFFRSLMTVDGSNTLREAQGLYPQITNSNCYNVKAGDAGTKWGVYFFYGGPGLNARCP; encoded by the exons ATGGGAATGGCCGGTTACACAGTAGCACTGATGATGATAGGAGTGATTATCTCTCCTTGTCTCTATGGAAAAGAGTTCTCCGATCACCAGGAAATCAAAGTACAAAGACTTTTGAAGCGGCTCAACAAGCATGCTCTTATATCCATTAAG AGCGAAGATGGTGATATAATAGATTGTGTTCCTATACATAGTCAACCAGCTTTTGATCATCCTCTACTTAAAAATCACACCATCCAG ATGAGACCGAGCTTTATACCGGAAAGTACATCTACGTACACCAAGAAAAAGATAAACGCTACTCAGGTATGGAACAAAAATGGAAGATGCCCTATAAATACAGTTCCGATAAGAAGAATAAAGAAAGAAGATATCTTACGATCAAAATCCATTGAGAATTTTGGGAAAAAGACGATGACTCCAGGCATCCTTTTATATGGTTCAAGTAGTGTTCTTGAAGATGATCCAAGTATAGGCCATGAG TACGCGGTCATGAATGCCATGAACGGATTGTATTTCGGGACACAATTTTCAGTGAATATCTGGAAACCACAAGTTCAAGTTCGCAACGAGTTCAGCTTGGCTCAGACTTGGCTCTCGTCTGGAGCTGGCACTGCTCTTAACACAATTGAAGCTGGTTTGCAG GTTTATCCAGGAAAATATGGTGATAATAATGTAAGATTATTTGTTTACTGGACG GCCGATGGATACCAAAGGACAGGGTGCTACAACACCGACTGCCCAGGTTTCGTTCAAAGGAGCAGTCTTGTCACAGTAGGTGGAGCCTACACCACCGTCTCAGAATACAACGGAAATCAATACGAGCTCTCCATGCTTATATGGAAG GACAGCGGAAACTGGTGGCTACGGATAGGTGAAGAGCTCGTCGGGTACTGGCCTGGCGAGTTATTCAATTCTATAGGAAGTGGAGCTACGAGAGCTCTATGGGGAGGTGAAATCATTAACGCGAAGACTGGTGGGCAACACACTGCCACGGACATGGGAAGTGGACATTTTGCAGATGAAGGTTTTGGGAAAGCGAGCTTTTTCAGGAGTCTTATGACGGTCGATGGATCCAATACTCTGAGAGAAGCACAAGGACTTTACCCCCAGATTACCAATTCTAACTGTTACAACGTTAAGGCAGGAGATGCTGGAACTAAGTGGGGGGTTTATTTCTTTTACGGTGGCCCTGGCCTGAACGCGAGATGCCCTTGA
- the LOC106337853 gene encoding uncharacterized protein LOC106337853, producing the protein MMLNKIMVFLILCMVIPIVVGTFPGKSKPSDFHEQEIELRLKQLNKPAIKSIHSPDGDIIDCVWIYDQPAFDHPLFKNHTIQRRPRSNSIRDKTGGNKTYIIHQLWRTKGECPENTIPIRRTTRDDLIRSGSIKKYGRKSPPPTIYHTEGAQTEEVHEHTCVYVDYGQFHGSKSRISIWKPNVLRTREFSLAQTWVVNGDWDTGLNTLESGWQILHALYGDKNPRLFAYWTGDTYRETGCYNLDCPGFVQVSRHISLGAALNTFSTYNGEQYDFLLTIEKDQKTGLWWLKFETYLIGYWPSFIVPKLAASARKIAWGGEIVYYTSGRGTHTLTQMGSGHFAEKGFRKAAYFNSLEYIDTSNYPITPSPQNLEATVTRPECYNLQVGSSQRWGTYFFYGGPGRNPHFFIPTKWYQSYKFLLKMANNGVPFQVPLLTKSNYDNWSLRMMAILGAHDVCEIVEKGFNEPENDGGLSQTQKDGLRDSRKRDKKALCLIYQRLDEDTFEKVAGARTSKEAWEKLQTSYKGAEQVKKVRLQTLRAEFEALQMKEGELISDYFSRVLTVTNNLKRNGEKLDDVRIMEKVLRSLDSKFEHIVTVTEETKDLETMTMEKILGSLQAYEEKKKKKEDIVEQVLKMRIDHKEESRRSNLRRGGGHFRRRGCGVNGRGWRPYEDNFNQRGDNSSRGRGRGNPKSRYDKSSIKCYSCGKFGHYASECKTPNNNRVEEKSNYVEEMSKEKDMLLMAYKKDEPNEVHKWYLDSGASNHMCGNKSMFVELDELVKTNVALGDESKMEVKGKGNILICLKNGDHQFISNVYYISSMKTNILSLGQLIEKGYDIRLKDKSLSLRDNANNLITKVTMSSNRMFVLNIQNDIARCLKKCYKEESWLWH; encoded by the exons ATGATGCTTAATAAGATCATGGTTTTCCTAATTCTCTGTATGGTCATACCAATTGTAGTCGGAACTTTTCCAGGAAAGAGCAAACCTTCCGATTTCCATGAGCAGGAAATCGAACTACGGTTGAAACAACTCAACAAACCGGCCATTAAATCCATCCAT AGTCCAGATGGAGATATAATTGATTGTGTATGGATCTACGACCAACCAGCTTTTGATCATCCTTTATTCAAAAACCACACCATTCAG AGGAGGCCAAGAAGTAACTCGATAAGGGACAAAACAGGAGGTAATAAGACATACATTATACACCAATTGTGGCGAACAAAAGGTGAATGTCCTGAGAACACTATTCCCATCAGAAGAACAACAAGAGATGATCTTATCAGATCAGGTTCCATCAAAAAGTATGGAAGAAAGAGTCCACCACCAACTATTTATCATACTGAAGGTGCTCAGACCGAGGAAGTTCATGAG CATACGTGTGTGTACGTGGACTATGGTCAGTTCCATGGCAGCAAGAGCCGTATAAGTATATGGAAACCAAATGTTCTAAGGACAAGAGAGTTTAGTTTGGCTCAAACATGGGTTGTTAATGGAGATTGGGACACTGGTTTGAACACTTTGGAGTCTGGTTGGCAG ATCTTGCATGCTTTGTATGGTGACAAAAACCCAAGACTTTTCGCTTATTGGACG GGCGATACATACCGAGAAACCGGATGTTACAATCTTGACTGTCCAGGCTTTGTTCAAGTAAGCAGACACATCTCCCTTGGTGCAGCTCTCAACACTTTCTCAACTTACAACGGTGAACAATACGACTTCCTTCTAACCATTGAGAAG GATCAAAAAACTGGACTTTGGTGGTTGAAGTTTGAGACATATCTAATCGGATACTGGCCAAGCTTTATAGTCCCCAAGCTAGCAGCCTCGGCACGAAAGATCGCATGGGGAGGTGAGATTGTGTATTACACTAGTGGCCGGGGGACACATACGCTTACGCAAATGGGGAGTGGCCATTTTGCAGAGAAAGGGTTTAGGAAGGCTGCTTACTTCAATAGCTTAGAGTACATAGATACTTCTAACTATCCGATTACACCCTCTCCACAAAATCTTGAAGCTACTGTGACTCGGCCTGAATGCTATAACCTTCAAGTTGGCTCTAGCCAGAGGTGGGGAACTTACTTTTTCTATGGTGGACCTGGTCGCAATCCTCATT TTTTCATTCCAACAAAGTGGTATCAGAGCTACAAGTTCCTTTTGAAGATGGCAAACAATGGTGTTCCCTTCCAAGTTCCATTGCTCACTAAGAGCAACTATGACAATTGGAGTCTTAGGATGATGGCTATCCTAGGAGCACATGATGTGTGTGAGATAGTCGAAAAAGGCTTCAATGAACCGGAGAATGATGGTGGTCTTTCTCAAACTCAAAAGGATGGTTTGAGAGATTCAAGGAAGAGAGACAAGAAGGCTCTCTGTCTAATCTATCAGAGGTTAGATGAAGATACATTTGAGAAGGTTGCTGGTGCAAGGACGTCCAAAGAAGCATGGGAGAAGCTTCAGACATCTTACAAGGGAGCGGAACAAGTTAAGAAGGTACGTCTTCAAACTCTAAGAGCAGAATTTGAAGCATTGCAAATGAAGGAAGGAGAACTCATCTCAGATTACTTCTCAAGAGTCTTGACTGTTACTAATAACCTAAAAAGAAATGGTGAGAAGTTAGATGATGTAAGAATCATGGAGAAAGTTCTTAGATCATTGGATTCAAAATTCGAGCATATTGTCACCGTGACTGAAGAGACAAAGGATTTGGAGACTATGACGATGGAGAAAATTCTTGGATCACTACAAGCTTATGAAGAAAAGAAGAAGAAGAAAGAAGATATTGTGGAGCAAGTTCTCAAGATGAGAATTGATCACAAGGAAGAAAGTCGCCGAAGCAATCTAAGACGTGGTGGCGGTCATTTCCGAAGACGAGGTTGTGGTGTAAATGGACGAGGTTGGAGACCATATGAAGACAACTTCAACCAAAGAGGAGATAATTCATCAAGAGGTCGTGGAAGAGGAAACCCAAAATCAAGGTACGATAAATCAAGCATCAAATGCTATAGTTGTGGGAAATTTGGACATTATGCTTCTGAGTGCAAAACTCCAAACAACAATAGAGTTGAAGAGAAGTCCAACTATGTTGAAGAAATGAGTAAAGAAAAAGATATGCTATTGATGGCTTACAAGAAGGATGAACCAAATGAGGTTCACAAGTGGTACCTTGATAGTGGTGCAAGCAACCATATGTGTGGGAATAAAAGCATGTTCGTGGAGCTCGATGAATTAGTAAAAACCAATGTGGCTTTGGGAGATGAATCGAAGATGGAGGTGAAAGGTAAAGGAAATATTCTCATCTGCTTGAAGAATGGAGATCATCAATTCATTTCGAATGTTTACTACATTTCAAGCATGAAGACCAACATCTTGAGCCTAGGACAACTCATAGAGAAAGGTTATGACATTCGACTAAAAGATAAAAGCCTTTCCTTAAGAGATAATGCAAATAATCTCATCACAAAGGTGACAATGTCAAGCAATAGAATGTTTGTCCTAAACATTCAAAATGACATTGCACGATGTCTCAAGAAGTGCTACAAGGAGGAATCTTGGCTTTGGCAT
- the LOC106343043 gene encoding major facilitator superfamily domain-containing protein 12-like isoform X2 has translation MTSSVIVGEDEEDSFTKPLGRLSVFYYGVGHMLNDITASCWFTYLLLFLTQIGLSPRDAAIVMLSGQVADGFATIFIGELIDRFGHFKIWHAAGSLLVAISFSSVFGGCLPCSILHSTSLTIETLSYSTFAAIFNIGWAATQVSHMAMVNCITLNSTSRVALTSSRNAFSMVANLGLYAIALVVFGVSKADTKENTESQYRWIAYSCITVGCCFVIIFLMGTKEPRLRINLRESNRTRIPWAYWFRKILYYQVAVVYLLTRLVLNVSQAYLAFFVIDDLQMAQSAKALIPAIIYICSFIVSVMLQEIPWNGKRLKAYYCAGGIIWMFCGVSILLLPRSINSFMYAISVFIGIANALILVTAISMQSVLIGSELGGCAFVCGSLSFLDKMSCGLALYVLQSHQSATSPQVDVNIQHSFNFSVTRYGLGLVPAVCSFIGVAVTYFMELDSTILKPLCQPLLLE, from the exons ATGACGTCATCCGTGATTGTTGGAGAGGACGAAGAGGATTCGTTCACGAAACCGCTTGGGAGATTGTCTGTGTTTTACTATGGAGTTGGGCATATGCTTAATGACATTACCGCTTCTTGTTGGTTCACTTACCTCCTCTTGTTCCTCACCCAGATTGGTCTCTCCCCAAG GGATGCTGCAATCGTCATGCTCTCTGGTCAAGTTGCTGATGGCTTTGCCACCATCTTCATTGGTGAATTG ATTGACAGATTTGGACATTTCAAAATCTGGCACGCTGCAGGATCCCTCTTAGTGGCTATCTCATTTTCCTCAGTGTTTGGTGGTTGTTTGCCTTGTTCAATCCTCCATAGCACCTCCTTAACGATAGAAACATTATCATACAGCACCTTTGCAGCTATCTTTAACATAGGATGGGCAGCTACTCAGGTTTCCCACAT GGCTATGGTAAATTGCATTACACTGAACTCAACAAGCAGAGTAGCACTAACAAGCTCCCGTAACGCCTTTAGCATG GTTGCGAACTTAGGCTTATACGCAATTGCTTTAGTTGTATTCGGTGTTAGCAAAGCTGATACAAAAGAAAACACCGAGTCACAGTATCGTTGGATTGCTTATTCATGCATCACCGTTGGTTGCTGCTTTGTGATCATATTCCTCATGGGGACAAAGGAACCACG GCTGAGGATAAATCTAAGAGAAAGTAACCGAACGAGAATACCATGGGCTTACTGGTTCCGCAAGATTCTATATTATCAAGTCGCTGTGGTTTACCTCCTCACACGACTAGTTCTGAATGTTTCACAG GCATATCTTGCATTCTTTGTTATTGACGATCTTCAAATGGCTCAATCCGCTAAAGCTCTC ATTCCTGCAATAATCTACATCTGCAGCTTCATTGTGTCGGTTATGCTCCAG GAGATTCCATGGAATGGGAAACGTCTCAAGGCCTATTACTGTGCTGGTGGTATTATTTGGATGTTCTGTGGTGTATCAATCCTCTTATTGCCTAGAAGCATTAACTCTTTCATGTATGCCATCTCTGTCTTTATCGGTATCGCAAATGCCTTGATTCTG GTGACAGCAATTAGTATGCAGAGTGTGTTGATTGGTTCAGAGCTAGGTGGATGTGCTTTTGTCTGTGGGTCTTTAAGCTTCTTAGATAAAATGTCATGTGGGCTTGCTTTGTATGTTCTTCAGTCACACCAAA GTGCCACTTCACCACAAGTTGATGTAAACATACAACACAGTTTTAACTTCTCGGTGACGAGATATGGGTTAGGACTTGTCCCAGCTGTATGCTCTTTTATTGGAGTCGCTGTCACGTATTTTATGGAGCTAGACAGCACAATACTGAAGCCTCTGTGTCAACCGTTGCTACTCGAGTGA
- the LOC106339525 gene encoding protein YLS3-like has protein sequence MESWRISLVAIAIALLMATLVSAGEDKAKDKEECTEQLVGMATCLPYVQGQAKTPTPDCCSGLKQVLKSDKKCLCVIIQDRNDPDLGLQINVSLALALPSVCHAVADVTKCPALLHMDPKSQEAQVFYQLANGLNKSGPGSAPAPTSISPTAGSEDGNNSGRATSLPSKNHAQSFRKRWLVLEVAAYLFIISFTITL, from the exons ATGGAGTCTTGGAGGATTAGTCTAGTGGCGATAGCAATAGCATTACTAATGGCTACGTTGGTGTCAGCTGGTGAGGATAAGGCGAAAGATAAGGAAGAGTGTACTGAGCAGCTTGTGGGTATGGCCACTTGTCTTCCTTACGTGCAAGGACAGGCAAAGACTCCGACGCCGGACTGTTGCTCCGGCCTAAAACAGGTCCTCAAATCCGACAAAAAGTGTCTTTGTGTGATCATCCAAGACAGGAATGATCCTGACTTGGGTCTCCAGATCAATGTGTCTCTCGCTCTTGCTCTTCCTTCTGTCTGTCACGCCGTTGCTGACGTCACTAAATGCCCTG CTTTGCTTCACATGGACCCAAAATCTCAAGAAGCCCAAGTGTTCTATCAGCTAGCAAACGGTTTAAACAAATCTGGCCCCGGTTCGGCCCCTGCGCCCACCAGCATATCTCCAACCGCAGGATCCGAGGATGGTAACAACAGTGGTCGGGCGACCTCTTTGCCAAGCAAGAACCACGCTCAGAGCTTTCGGAAACGATGGCTAGTGCTTGAAGTTGCTGCCTATCTCTTCATAATATCATTTACTATCACCTTATAA
- the LOC106343043 gene encoding major facilitator superfamily domain-containing protein 12-like isoform X1, translating into MTSSVIVGEDEEDSFTKPLGRLSVFYYGVGHMLNDITASCWFTYLLLFLTQIGLSPRDAAIVMLSGQVADGFATIFIGELIDRFGHFKIWHAAGSLLVAISFSSVFGGCLPCSILHSTSLTIETLSYSTFAAIFNIGWAATQVSHMAMVNCITLNSTSRVALTSSRNAFSMVANLGLYAIALVVFGVSKADTKENTESQYRWIAYSCITVGCCFVIIFLMGTKEPRLRINLRESNRTRIPWAYWFRKILYYQVAVVYLLTRLVLNVSQAYLAFFVIDDLQMAQSAKALIPAIIYICSFIVSVMLQEIPWNGKRLKAYYCAGGIIWMFCGVSILLLPRSINSFMYAISVFIGIANALILVTAISMQSVLIGSELGGCAFVCGSLSFLDKMSCGLALYVLQSHQKNNGAGATSPQVDVNIQHSFNFSVTRYGLGLVPAVCSFIGVAVTYFMELDSTILKPLCQPLLLE; encoded by the exons ATGACGTCATCCGTGATTGTTGGAGAGGACGAAGAGGATTCGTTCACGAAACCGCTTGGGAGATTGTCTGTGTTTTACTATGGAGTTGGGCATATGCTTAATGACATTACCGCTTCTTGTTGGTTCACTTACCTCCTCTTGTTCCTCACCCAGATTGGTCTCTCCCCAAG GGATGCTGCAATCGTCATGCTCTCTGGTCAAGTTGCTGATGGCTTTGCCACCATCTTCATTGGTGAATTG ATTGACAGATTTGGACATTTCAAAATCTGGCACGCTGCAGGATCCCTCTTAGTGGCTATCTCATTTTCCTCAGTGTTTGGTGGTTGTTTGCCTTGTTCAATCCTCCATAGCACCTCCTTAACGATAGAAACATTATCATACAGCACCTTTGCAGCTATCTTTAACATAGGATGGGCAGCTACTCAGGTTTCCCACAT GGCTATGGTAAATTGCATTACACTGAACTCAACAAGCAGAGTAGCACTAACAAGCTCCCGTAACGCCTTTAGCATG GTTGCGAACTTAGGCTTATACGCAATTGCTTTAGTTGTATTCGGTGTTAGCAAAGCTGATACAAAAGAAAACACCGAGTCACAGTATCGTTGGATTGCTTATTCATGCATCACCGTTGGTTGCTGCTTTGTGATCATATTCCTCATGGGGACAAAGGAACCACG GCTGAGGATAAATCTAAGAGAAAGTAACCGAACGAGAATACCATGGGCTTACTGGTTCCGCAAGATTCTATATTATCAAGTCGCTGTGGTTTACCTCCTCACACGACTAGTTCTGAATGTTTCACAG GCATATCTTGCATTCTTTGTTATTGACGATCTTCAAATGGCTCAATCCGCTAAAGCTCTC ATTCCTGCAATAATCTACATCTGCAGCTTCATTGTGTCGGTTATGCTCCAG GAGATTCCATGGAATGGGAAACGTCTCAAGGCCTATTACTGTGCTGGTGGTATTATTTGGATGTTCTGTGGTGTATCAATCCTCTTATTGCCTAGAAGCATTAACTCTTTCATGTATGCCATCTCTGTCTTTATCGGTATCGCAAATGCCTTGATTCTG GTGACAGCAATTAGTATGCAGAGTGTGTTGATTGGTTCAGAGCTAGGTGGATGTGCTTTTGTCTGTGGGTCTTTAAGCTTCTTAGATAAAATGTCATGTGGGCTTGCTTTGTATGTTCTTCAGTCACACCAAA AAAACAATGGTGCAGGTGCCACTTCACCACAAGTTGATGTAAACATACAACACAGTTTTAACTTCTCGGTGACGAGATATGGGTTAGGACTTGTCCCAGCTGTATGCTCTTTTATTGGAGTCGCTGTCACGTATTTTATGGAGCTAGACAGCACAATACTGAAGCCTCTGTGTCAACCGTTGCTACTCGAGTGA